The Macrobrachium rosenbergii isolate ZJJX-2024 chromosome 18, ASM4041242v1, whole genome shotgun sequence genome has a window encoding:
- the Blos2 gene encoding biogenesis of lysosome-related organelles complex 1 subunit 2, translating to MESQEKVEGDTDSQEVIAKGGFEEDERLSDFGSPKRGPTLSTSTSSFEALDPHDPNLSHLATLMFSHTSNYLQGELSAVLEDYTLLEQMNRSTITKYGDMRQIGGSVSRALKDLNEKYVALQPYLDQIDQIDDSVTKLEAAAYKLDAYSKRLEAKFKSLEKK from the exons atggaatcACAAGAAAAAGTAGAGGGAGATACCGACTCTCAAGAGGTTATTGCCAAAGGAGGCTTTGAAGAGGATGAGCGATTGAGTGACTTTGGTTCTCCAAAAAGAGGTCCAACATTATCAACTAGCACCAGTAGCTTTGAAGCTCTTGATCCCCACGATCCCAATCTCAGCCATTTGGCAACTTTGATGTTTTCTCACACATCAAATTATTTGCAG GGTGAATTATCAGCAGTTTTAGAAGATTATACTTTGCTGGAGCAGATGAACCGTTCCACCATCACCAAATATGGAGACATGCGTCAAATTGGAGGCAGCGTTAGTCGAGCACTGAAAGAtctcaatgaaaaatatgtaGCTCTCCAACCATATCTGGACCAAATTGATCAAATTGATGACAGTGTGACAAAATTAGAAGCAGCAGCTTATAAACTTGATGCTTATTCTAAGAGGTTggaagcaaaatttaaaagtttagagaaaaagtaa